One part of the Solanum dulcamara chromosome 3, daSolDulc1.2, whole genome shotgun sequence genome encodes these proteins:
- the LOC129882828 gene encoding RAN GTPase-activating protein 1-like — translation MDSAGFSMKLWPPSLSTRLMLMERMTKNLITPSVLSRKYGLLGKEEAEEDAKQIEALAFDSANQHFDKEPDGDGSSAVQLYAKESSKLMLEVIKRGPRTKESAEGIAPEKVKASDETIVFDISKGRRDFISAEEASELLKPLSEPGNNYKRICFSNRSFGVDAAKIAGPILSSLKNQLTEVDLSDFVAGRQEEEALEVMEIFSSALDACYLRYLDLSNNALGEKGVRAFGALLKSQKNLEELYLMNDGISEEAALAVCELLPSTDKLRILHFHNNMTGDEGALAISELAKHSPALEDFRCSSTRVGSEGGIALSRALGECRNLKKLDLRDNMFGVEAGIALSKVLSIFSGLTEIYLSYLNLEDEGSIALANVLKGSAPSLEVLEMDGNDITAKAAPALVACIAAKQFLTTLKLGENELKDEGAILIAKALEDGHGQLTEVDMSTNAIRRAGARCLAQAVVSKPGFKLLNINGNFISDEGIDEVKDIFKNSLHVLGPLDDNDPEGEDYDEEADEGADNENNLETRLKDLDIKQEE, via the coding sequence ATGGATTCTGCAGGATTCTCTATGAAGCTGTGGCCCCCAAGTCTAAGTACCAGGCTAATGCTCATGGAGAGAATGACCAAGAATCTTATTACTCCATCCGTCTTATCCAGGAAATATGGTCTTTTGGGTAAAGAAGAAGCTGAGGAGGATGCCAAACAAATAGAAGCTCTGGCTTTTGATTCTGCCAATCAACATTTTGACAAGGAGCCAGATGGAGATGGAAGTTCTGCTGTGCAACTTTATGCTAAGGAATCTAGTAAGCTCATGTTAGAAGTTATTAAAAGGGGCCCTCGGACAAAGGAATCTGCAGAAGGTATTGCACCTGAGAAGGTTAAAGCATCTGATGAAACTATTGTTTTTGATATATCCAAAGGTAGACGGGATTTCATAAGTGCAGAAGAGGCATCTGAGTTATTGAAACCATTAAGTGAACCAGGGAATAATTATAAAAGGATATGTTTCAGCAATAGAAGCTTTGGCGTGGATGCTGCTAAAATTGCAGGGCCTATTTTGTCCTCTCTTAAAAATCAATTGACAGAAGTTGACCTTTCAGACTTTGTAGCAGGTAGACAAGAGGAAGAAGCCCTGGAAGTCATGGAAATCTTTTCTTCTGCTTTGGATGCCTGTTACCTGAGGTACCTCGATCTTTCTAACAATGCTTTAGGTGAAAAGGGCGTAAGGGCATTTGGGGCACTTTTAAAGTCACAAAAGAACTTGGAAGAGCTCTATTTGATGAATGATGGCATTTCAGAAGAAGCAGCACTAGCAGTTTGCGAGCTACTTCCTTCAACTGATAAACTCCGTATCCTACATTTTCACAATAACATGACAGGGGATGAGGGTGCACTAGCTATTTCTGAACTTGCGAAGCATTCTCCTGCATTGGAGGATTTCCGGTGCTCATCTACAAGGGTAGGATCTGAAGGTGGGATTGCTCTTTCACGAGCACTTGGAGAATGTAGGAATTTAAAGAAGCTTGATTTGCGTGACAACATGTTTGGTGTGGAAGCTGGAATTGCCTTGAGCAAAGTACTATCAATCTTTTCGGGCTTAACTGAAATTTACTTGAGTTATCTGAATTTGGAGGATGAGGGGTCCATAGCTCTTGCTAATGTCCTCAAAGGATCTGCTCCATCCCTTGAGGTTTTGGAGATGGATGGAAATGACATTACAGCTAAAGCTGCTCCTGCTCTGGTGGCCTGTATTGCTGCAAAACAATTTCTTACCACATTGAAGTTaggagagaatgaattgaaagaTGAGGGTGCTATCTTAATTGCAAAGGCATTGGAGGATGGTCATGGTCAATTAACTGAAGTGGATATGAGTACCAATGCAATAAGAAGAGCTGGTGCCAGGTGCTTGGCACAAGCTGTAGTGAGCAAACCTGGGTTTAAGTTGCTGAACATCAATGGCAACTTCATTTCTGATGAAGGAATTGATGAagttaaagatatttttaagaattCACTTCATGTGCTTGGGCCGTTGGATGACAATGATCCTGAAGGAGAAGATTATGATGAAGAGGCTGATGAAGGAGCAGATAATGAGAACAATTTGGAGACGAGGCTTAAGGATCTTGATATCAAGCAGGAAGAATAA
- the LOC129882829 gene encoding chloroplast stem-loop binding protein of 41 kDa a, chloroplastic codes for MATLASSSSLLHYSSSFNSSSTPAISPVSRISLKFLSSSSLSSSLSISPSFLAFSVNSRRFSPNSYSTTVVQASSAVEKKKVLIVNTNSGGHAVIGFYFAKELLGSGHDVTVLTVGEESSDKMKKTPFNRFSEITGAGGRTVWGNPADVGKILEGEVFDAVLDNNGKDLDSVSPVADWAKNSGVKQFLFISSAGIYKPTDEPPHVEGDAVKADAGHVGVEKYISEIFGSWASFRPQYMIGSGNNKDCEEWFFDRIVRGRPVLIPGSGMQLTNISHVRDLSSMLTLAVQNPAAASGHIFNCVSDRAVTLDGMARLCAKAAGCSVEIVHYDPKAVGVDAKKAFPFRNMHFYAEPRAAKEILGWSATTNLPEDLKEQFEEYVKIGRDKKEMKFELDDKILESLKVPVAA; via the exons ATGGCTACTCTTGCTTCTTCATCCTCTCTCCTCCATTATTCTTCATCTTTCAACTCTTCTTCAACTCCAGCAATTTCCCCTGTTTCCCGAATTTCTCTTAaattcctttcttcttcttcgcTCTCTTCATctctctcaatttctccatcTTTCCTTGCATTTTCTGTAAATTCAAGGCGATTTTCTCCTAATTCCTACTCCACTACTGTCGTTCAGGCTAGTAGTGCAGTTGAGAAGAAGAAGGTGCTTATTGTTAATACGAATAGCGGTGGTCATGCAGTTATTGGGTTCTATTTTGCTAAAGAGCTTTTGGGTTCTGGCCAtgatgttactgttcttacggTTGGAGAAGAGAGCTCTGATAAGATGAAGAAAACCCCTTTTAACAGATTCTCA GAAATTACCGGTGCTGGTGGTCGAACAGTATGGGGTAATCCAGCAGATGTTGGGAAGATTTTGGAGGGTGAAGTATTTGATGCTGTTCTGGACAACAATGGTAAAGACTTGGATTCTGTAAG TCCTGTAGCTGACTGGGCCAAGAATTCAGGTGTCAAGCAATTTTTGTTTATCAGCAGCGCTGGAATCTACAAGCCGACTGATGAGCCTCCTCATGTTGAAGGG GATGCTGTGAAAGCTGATGCTGGCCACGTGGGAGTCGAGAAATACATATCTGAGATATTTGGTAGTTGGGCAAGTTTCCGACCCCAATACATGATCGGTTCTGGCAATAACAAGGATTGTGAGGAATGGTTCTTTGATC GTATTGTTCGTGGACGACCAGTTCTAATCCCTGGCTCTGGAATGCAGCTAACCAACATATCACATGTTAGGGACTTATCATCCATGCTTACTCTGGCTGTCCAGAATCCAGCTGCTGCTAGCGGTCACATCTTCAACTGTGTTAGTGATCGTGCTGTGACATTGGATGGAATGGCAAGATTATGCGCTAAAGCTGCAGGATGCTCTGTTGAGATTGTGCACTATGACCCCAAGGCAGTGGGAGTTGATGCAAAAAAAGCTTTTCCTTTCCGCAACATG CACTTCTATGCTGAACCTAGAGCTGCCAAGGAGATTCTGGGATGGAGTGCTACAACTAACCTACCGGAGGATTTGAAGGAGCAATTTGAGGAGTACGTGAAGATTGGCAGAGACAAGAAAGAAATGAAGTTTGAACTAGACGATAAGATACTAGAATCTCTAAAAGTACCGGTTGCTGCTTGA
- the LOC129881750 gene encoding uncharacterized protein LOC129881750 isoform X1, translated as MSEKLSRLRSKMVSRLSIAAKERWRKRKATMEVSQVECILKEDQNIQMASLASQNEVAEGLSPSALTTDNEQNKGSQSAAFISKRKVSKVNNMFVRRSNRLRSSQLFGKRQGKEAVQHIDLTECDRGKEQHVEPISLKPIRGASSSEIEVDYPVHTQADGPKNSALTNAQSKLSQAFSSKRKALKANNMIVRQPDQLKSLGSFGERQGREGVHHVDSADCDRDTELHVEPICPEPIRNMSSSEMIVDHLVQTRGIRPFASETTATNLNYKILYTDSVKKIEALTEKNYQQAQELYYMLGKVKIYENMIAKDMVAFSNGWRPTGGATNLCHGTVQHHPDAPTLNSACPPKPSPVKRKYSVKRMKKN; from the exons ATGAGTGAGAAACTTTCTCGTTTGAGATCAAAAATGGTAAGTAGGTTGTCAATCGCCGCAAAGGAAAGATGGAGGAAGAGAAAAGCCACCATGGAAGTATCCCAGGTTGAG TGCATTTTAAAGGAAGACCAGAATATTCAAATGGCATCTTTAGCATCCCAAAATGAG GTGGCTGAGGGTCTAAGTCCCTCTGCATTGACAACTGATAATGAGCAAAATAAGGGTTCTCAATCTGCAGCCTTTATCTCAAAGAGGAAAGTATCAAAGGTCAATAACATGTTTGTTAGGCGATCCAATAGACTTAGAAGTTCCCAGTTGTTTGGGAAAAGGCAAGGGAAGGAAGCTGTTCAGCATATTGATCTTACCGAATGTGATAGAGGCAAGGAGCAGCATGTTGAGCCAATCAGCCTTAAACCAATCAGGGGTGCGAGTAGCTCGGAAATAGAAGTTGACTATCCGGTCCACACT CAGGCTGATGGTCCAAAAAACTCTGCATTGACTAACGCACAAAGTAAACTTTCTCAAGCATTTTCCTCAAAGAGGAAAGCATTAAAGGCCAATAACATGATTGTTAGACAACCTGATCAGCTTAAAAGTTTAGGGTCATTTGGGGAAAGACAGGGGAGGGAGGGTGTTCATCACGTTGATTCTGCTGACTGTGATAGAGACACGGAGCTGCATGTAGAGCCAATTTGTCCTGAACCAATCAGGAACATGAGTAGTTCAGAAATGATAGTTGACCATTTGGTCCAGACT AGAGGCATAAGGCCCTTTGCAAGTGAAACTACGGCAACAAACCTCAACTACAAAATTCTGTATACTGACTCAGTGAAAAAG ATTGAGGCCTTGACAGAGAAAAACTATCAACAAGCCCAGGAATTATACTACATGCTTGGAAAAGTCAAGATA TATGAGAATATGATTGCCAAGGATATGGTTGCTTTTTCAAATGGGTGGAGACCAACTGGTGGTGCAACGAACTTATGTCATGGAACAGTCCAACATCATCCAGATGCTCCTACTCTAAATTCTGCCTGCCCACCTAAACCATCTCCGGTAAAGAGAAAGTACAGCGTTAAGAGGATGAAGAAAAACTAG
- the LOC129881750 gene encoding uncharacterized protein LOC129881750 isoform X2 — protein sequence MSEKLSRLRSKMVSRLSIAAKERWRKRKATMEVSQVECILKEDQNIQMASLASQNEVAEGLSPSALTTDNEQNKGSQSAAFISKRKVSKVNNMFVRRSNRLRSSQLFGKRQGKEAVQHIDLTECDRGKEQHVEPISLKPIRGASSSEIEVDYPVHTADGPKNSALTNAQSKLSQAFSSKRKALKANNMIVRQPDQLKSLGSFGERQGREGVHHVDSADCDRDTELHVEPICPEPIRNMSSSEMIVDHLVQTRGIRPFASETTATNLNYKILYTDSVKKIEALTEKNYQQAQELYYMLGKVKIYENMIAKDMVAFSNGWRPTGGATNLCHGTVQHHPDAPTLNSACPPKPSPVKRKYSVKRMKKN from the exons ATGAGTGAGAAACTTTCTCGTTTGAGATCAAAAATGGTAAGTAGGTTGTCAATCGCCGCAAAGGAAAGATGGAGGAAGAGAAAAGCCACCATGGAAGTATCCCAGGTTGAG TGCATTTTAAAGGAAGACCAGAATATTCAAATGGCATCTTTAGCATCCCAAAATGAG GTGGCTGAGGGTCTAAGTCCCTCTGCATTGACAACTGATAATGAGCAAAATAAGGGTTCTCAATCTGCAGCCTTTATCTCAAAGAGGAAAGTATCAAAGGTCAATAACATGTTTGTTAGGCGATCCAATAGACTTAGAAGTTCCCAGTTGTTTGGGAAAAGGCAAGGGAAGGAAGCTGTTCAGCATATTGATCTTACCGAATGTGATAGAGGCAAGGAGCAGCATGTTGAGCCAATCAGCCTTAAACCAATCAGGGGTGCGAGTAGCTCGGAAATAGAAGTTGACTATCCGGTCCACACT GCTGATGGTCCAAAAAACTCTGCATTGACTAACGCACAAAGTAAACTTTCTCAAGCATTTTCCTCAAAGAGGAAAGCATTAAAGGCCAATAACATGATTGTTAGACAACCTGATCAGCTTAAAAGTTTAGGGTCATTTGGGGAAAGACAGGGGAGGGAGGGTGTTCATCACGTTGATTCTGCTGACTGTGATAGAGACACGGAGCTGCATGTAGAGCCAATTTGTCCTGAACCAATCAGGAACATGAGTAGTTCAGAAATGATAGTTGACCATTTGGTCCAGACT AGAGGCATAAGGCCCTTTGCAAGTGAAACTACGGCAACAAACCTCAACTACAAAATTCTGTATACTGACTCAGTGAAAAAG ATTGAGGCCTTGACAGAGAAAAACTATCAACAAGCCCAGGAATTATACTACATGCTTGGAAAAGTCAAGATA TATGAGAATATGATTGCCAAGGATATGGTTGCTTTTTCAAATGGGTGGAGACCAACTGGTGGTGCAACGAACTTATGTCATGGAACAGTCCAACATCATCCAGATGCTCCTACTCTAAATTCTGCCTGCCCACCTAAACCATCTCCGGTAAAGAGAAAGTACAGCGTTAAGAGGATGAAGAAAAACTAG